DNA from Acetomicrobium sp. S15 = DSM 107314:
TCACCGAATCTGACACTTGGCGCAAACTGAACATTCTCCAATATTTGGCAGCAAGAACCATTCATTTCCTCATCCCTCGTTTCTCGTTTTTGGTGATCATTCCTTTTTCTTGAAGCTTCTGCCTAAAGCGTGTGAAGGTAGTATCGTCAGGGACTGGATCTACAATGGATAAACCCAAGAAGCTTTGAAATGAGAGCCTGTCTGCTATGGCCTCTGCTAAGCCTCTGTCGGAGAGGT
Protein-coding regions in this window:
- a CDS encoding transposase — translated: LSDRGLAEAIADRLSFQSFLGLSIVDPVPDDTTFTRFRQKLQEKGMITKNEKRGMRK